A genomic window from Babylonia areolata isolate BAREFJ2019XMU chromosome 9, ASM4173473v1, whole genome shotgun sequence includes:
- the LOC143286184 gene encoding protein SYS1 homolog, translating to MLKLFGREWIRGRIQAAPSSSDMGGQFRSNLWDPVLIIAQIMTMQASFYLCLGIWVFFLDVIGKFDVSLDQIFTQSDLGLYEDSGRTNLIAYALNSLTCAFILWYVVGRTKQCLDFAATVHLGHFMVSWLVNGYVPQTFWWWMINAICVALMTVTGEYLCMRSEMKAIPLMGQRVDL from the exons ATGCTAAAACTGTTTGGACGAGAGTGGATTCGAGGTAGAATCCAAGCAGCGCCATCATCGTCAGACATGGGAGGGCAGTTTCGCAGCAACCTGTGGGACCCAGTGCTGATCATTGCCCAAATCATGACAATGCAGGCATCCTTCTACCTCTGTCTGGGCATCTGGGTCTTCTTTCTGGACGTCATCGGCAAGTTTGATGTGTCCCTGGACCAGATCTTCACACAGAGC gaccTTGGCTTATATGAGGATTCTGGAAGGACAAATCTCATTGCTTACGCTCTGAACAGTTTGACTTG CGCCTTCATCTTGTGGTATGTGGTTGGGCGGACCAAGCAGTGCCTGGACTTTGCAGCCACAGTCCACCTGGGTCACTTCATGGTCAGCTGGTTGGTGAATGGCTATGTGCCGCAGACCTTCTGGTGGTGGATGATCAACGCCATCTGCGTGGCCCTCATGACTGTCACTGGGGAGTACCTGTGTATGAGGTCCGAGATGAAAGCCATTCCTCTGATGGGCCAGCGCGTAGATTTATAG
- the LOC143286186 gene encoding uncharacterized protein C20orf96-like, producing the protein MTSEGWGKRATTRIDRSQFGNDELLKSLGQQFNLDFANYDQWERKKPSRPPPPPKQKATEQPLSFLVSRPSKSADTVKKALSYREKKQAVKTQEEDKRRWERITILELRIQTRTKTLQQYKKRTKELLEENIKLKSEIDFSEGGTHDGVKQLLRRYEKYRGGIVQLNTNFTKEMSDAQVELEMTRQKVETELEVLEQQVAEVDAKLKAKQEELQVLNSYKDKEYPVKAMMITNLMKEIESVKNSNQEDSEELEHIINTELGKYDKQRIRITNDMTRDVTERAVAMMHPSLKDMALQNMVMKKEIEFHKKEQVSLRESNRVLENEVDQLLRDPKTNIRLQMFPEFFPSRMKCTPDMDVVLDIPTQQWLPI; encoded by the exons ATGACAAGTGAAGGCTGGGGAAAACGAGCAACCACCCGGATTGATCGTTCTCAGTTTGGCAATGATGAGCTCCTCAAATCCCTGGGTCAGCAATTCAACCTTGATTTTGCCAACTATGACCAGTGGGAACGCAAAAAACCTTCtcggcctccaccaccacccaagcaAAAAG CGACAGAACAGCCTCTGTCATTTCTGGTATCACGGCCAAGCAAATCAGCCGACACAGTGAAGAAAGCTCTGTCCTATAGGGAGAAGAAGCAGGCAGTGAAGACACAGGAGGAGGACAAGAGGAGATGGGAACGAATCACCATTctggag CTGAGGATACAAACAAGAACCAAAACTCTGCAGCAGTACAAGAAGAGGACAAAAGAACT GCTGGAAGAAaacataaaactgaaatcagaaatTGATTTCTCTGAAGGGGGCACCCATGACGGTGTCAAACAACTGCTCCGGAGATATGAGAAATACAGG GGAGGGATCGTGCAGCTCAACACCAACTTCACCAAGGAGATGTCAGACGCACAGGTTGAGCTGGAAATGACACGGCAAAAGGTGGAGACCGAGTTAGAAG tgctAGAGCAGCAGGTAGCTGAGGTAGATGCAAAGCTGAAAGCCAAACAGGAGGAACTGCAGGTTCTCAACagttacaag GACAAGGAGTACCCAGTGAAAGCCATGATGATCACCAACCTGATGAAGGAAATTGAGAGTGTCAAAAACTCCAATCAG GAGGACTCAGAGGAGCTGGAACATATCATCAACACAGAGCTGGGCAAATACGACAAACAGCGAATCCGTATCACCAATGATATGACCAGAGACGTGACAGAG AGAGCAGTGGCAATGATGCATCCCAGTTTGAAAGACATGGCACTACAGAACATGGTGATGAAGAAG GAAATAGAGTTTCACAAGAAGGAGCAAGTGTCACTGCGAGAAAGCAACAGAGTCTTGGAGAATGAGGTGGACCAGCTGCTGAGAGACCCCAAGACAAACATTCGACTGCAGATGTTCCCGGAATTTTTCCCTTCAAGGATGAA ATGTACACCGGACATGGATGTGGTACTAGACATCCCTACCCAGCAGTGGCTGCCAATATGA